A window from Nocardioides mesophilus encodes these proteins:
- the amaP gene encoding alkaline shock response membrane anchor protein AmaP codes for MSSRADAVNRVVLTLLGLLLLAAGGLGLALSLGAFGAWRATYPVLPQRVSTFPDGRPWFWWAVAGVLLLIAVLALLWLFSQLRTHRTSRWDRTTNAREGFTTLHASALTDAVEDEAVSITGVTGVSAHVRDRHGQHVFLRVELADSADIPEVRARLESDVVAHLREGVGDPGLPVTIELRPSGARTPRRTLA; via the coding sequence ATGAGCAGCCGCGCGGACGCCGTCAACCGGGTCGTGCTGACCCTGCTGGGACTGCTCCTGCTCGCGGCTGGCGGTCTCGGGCTGGCCCTCAGCCTCGGGGCCTTCGGGGCGTGGCGGGCGACCTACCCGGTGCTGCCACAGCGGGTGAGCACCTTTCCCGACGGGCGCCCCTGGTTCTGGTGGGCGGTCGCCGGGGTCCTCCTCCTGATCGCGGTGCTCGCCCTGCTGTGGCTGTTCAGCCAGCTCAGGACTCATCGGACGAGCCGGTGGGACCGGACGACCAACGCTCGGGAGGGCTTCACCACGCTCCATGCGAGCGCCCTCACCGATGCGGTGGAGGACGAGGCGGTCAGCATCACCGGGGTGACCGGCGTCTCGGCGCACGTGCGTGACCGCCATGGCCAGCATGTGTTCCTCCGCGTGGAGCTGGCCGACTCCGCCGACATCCCGGAGGTGCGAGCCCGGCTCGAGAGCGACGTGGTGGCGCACCTGCGTGAGGGGGTCGGTGACCCTGGTCTGCCCGTGACCATCGAGCTGCGCCCGAGCGGCGCCCGCACCCCGCGACGCACACTGGCCTGA
- a CDS encoding DUF6286 domain-containing protein → MTATKWITRVVSALLALALFLGSLLVVVEIVAAALGRAPAVLPYSDWTSWLRTHSWNDWIVNTVLVGLVILGLLLLLLAFRRGKPASLALRSESGGVDVTASRRSLEKSLAAAATRTTGIVGASASVSRRTARVDAQTVAPSQPGVREEVESAVRARLDALGLERPMRTRVELTTKDTR, encoded by the coding sequence ATGACGGCCACGAAGTGGATCACCCGAGTCGTCTCCGCCCTGCTGGCACTGGCCCTCTTCCTCGGCTCACTGCTGGTGGTCGTGGAGATCGTCGCCGCCGCGCTGGGCCGCGCCCCGGCAGTGCTTCCCTACTCCGATTGGACCAGCTGGCTGCGGACGCACAGCTGGAACGACTGGATCGTCAACACGGTTCTCGTCGGGCTCGTGATCCTGGGGCTGCTGCTCCTGCTCCTTGCCTTCCGGCGGGGCAAGCCGGCGTCGCTGGCTCTCAGGAGTGAGTCCGGTGGCGTGGACGTCACCGCCTCGCGACGCAGCCTGGAGAAGTCGCTCGCGGCTGCCGCCACCCGCACGACCGGCATCGTCGGAGCGAGCGCCTCCGTCAGCCGGCGTACCGCACGCGTGGATGCGCAGACGGTGGCCCCGTCACAGCCCGGTGTCCGCGAGGAGGTCGAGTCCGCTGTGAGAGCGCGCCTCGACGCGCTCGGCCTCGAGCGCCCGATGCGGACCCGGGTCGAGCTCACCACCAAGGACACGCGATGA
- a CDS encoding Asp23/Gls24 family envelope stress response protein, which produces MPGTDPAARTEHRAPVRPEDRGRLTVDDRVVEKVAGYAVMSVKDAAAAPRRVLGMRIGGARPDDAASVQAQVQDDLASVHVSIAVRWPRSVQQVADEVRERIRSQVTSLTGVRVDHVDVEVVSMTLPDPAQRRVT; this is translated from the coding sequence GTGCCCGGAACGGACCCCGCGGCGCGCACCGAGCATCGCGCGCCCGTCCGCCCGGAGGACCGCGGGCGGCTGACGGTGGACGACCGGGTCGTCGAGAAGGTCGCCGGGTACGCCGTCATGTCCGTCAAGGATGCCGCCGCGGCGCCCCGCCGCGTGCTCGGCATGAGGATCGGTGGGGCCAGGCCCGACGACGCCGCAAGCGTCCAGGCGCAGGTCCAGGACGACCTCGCGAGCGTGCATGTCTCCATCGCGGTGCGCTGGCCGAGGTCGGTCCAGCAGGTCGCCGACGAGGTCCGGGAGCGCATCCGGTCGCAGGTCACGTCCCTCACCGGAGTTCGCGTTGACCACGTCGACGTGGAGGTGGTCTCGATGACGCTGCCGGACCCAGCACAACGGAGAGTCACATGA
- a CDS encoding Asp23/Gls24 family envelope stress response protein, translating to MSNPSSSISPRESGASELQTSKGNTTIADGVVQKIAGVSAREVSGVYALGGGTARTIGAIRDRIPGSSQSVGQGVAVEVGERQAAIDLDLVAEYGVSIVELSRSVRRNVISAVEGMTGLEVTEVNVSVNDIHLPTDDQQDAQESRVQ from the coding sequence ATGAGCAATCCCTCAAGCTCGATCAGCCCCCGCGAGTCCGGGGCTTCAGAGCTCCAGACCTCCAAGGGCAACACCACCATCGCCGACGGCGTGGTCCAGAAGATCGCCGGTGTCTCGGCCCGGGAGGTCTCCGGGGTGTACGCACTCGGCGGTGGAACGGCAAGGACGATCGGCGCCATCCGGGACCGGATCCCTGGCTCCTCCCAGTCGGTCGGGCAGGGGGTCGCGGTCGAGGTCGGCGAGCGGCAGGCAGCGATCGACCTCGACCTGGTGGCGGAGTACGGCGTCTCCATCGTCGAGCTGAGTCGCTCGGTGCGGCGCAACGTGATCTCGGCGGTCGAAGGGATGACCGGTCTGGAGGTGACGGAGGTGAACGTCTCCGTGAACGACATCCATCTGCCGACCGACGACCAGCAGGATGCCCAGGAGTCCCGGGTCCAGTGA
- a CDS encoding DUF305 domain-containing protein — MRSFVIRTTTTRLGVLLSGLLLAGCGTGEDHNDADVEFATDMIGHHAQAIEMANYTIGRDGLDPRITELAEDIRVSQTEEIDAMSAWLEEWEEPVPETGFATGDGHSHSEGGHDDGGDGTTGMPGMMGEAEMERLAQAPDRVFEDLWLQMMIAHHEGAVEMAGRVLEQGESEDVATLASDVRTAQAEEIEAMRGWRTAG, encoded by the coding sequence GTGAGGAGCTTCGTCATCCGCACGACCACCACCCGACTCGGGGTGCTGCTCTCAGGCCTGCTGCTGGCCGGCTGCGGCACCGGCGAGGACCACAACGACGCGGACGTGGAGTTCGCGACGGACATGATCGGTCACCACGCCCAGGCCATCGAGATGGCCAACTACACGATCGGCCGCGACGGGCTCGATCCGCGGATCACCGAGCTCGCCGAGGACATCCGGGTCTCGCAGACCGAGGAGATCGACGCGATGTCGGCCTGGCTCGAGGAGTGGGAGGAGCCGGTCCCCGAGACGGGGTTCGCCACAGGCGACGGTCACTCGCACTCGGAGGGCGGCCACGACGACGGGGGCGACGGGACGACCGGCATGCCCGGGATGATGGGGGAGGCCGAGATGGAGCGCCTGGCGCAGGCCCCGGACCGGGTCTTCGAGGACCTCTGGCTGCAGATGATGATCGCCCACCACGAGGGGGCGGTCGAGATGGCCGGACGGGTCCTGGAGCAGGGCGAGAGCGAGGACGTCGCCACGCTGGCGAGCGACGTGCGCACCGCCCAGGCCGAGGAGATCGAGGCCATGCGCGGGTGGCGGACGGCCGGCTGA
- a CDS encoding LCP family protein: MISLAAVLVVALTGGFFVYRHLEGNITAVDVTSALGTDRPSEVVPPDVEHTPMNVLLLGSDTREGVGNGIGGETPGLSDTTILLHLSANRDRAYGVSIPRDTMVDRPECERKDGQGTDPGGLSMFNAAYAVGGPACTIKTVESITDIRINHFVVVDFNGFKTMVDALGGVPVCIPQEVHDDIGNIDLPAGSYDIEGQQALNYVRLRHVLSENGDIGRMKRQQAFLAAMANKAISAGTLANPVRLYNFLDAATKSLTTDPELASLQKLAGLAKQLKDIGLEQIQFLTVPFETYEPDPNRLQLAPEAERLWKRLRNDEPLGEQLAKTVTTAADKPGGASKGPRPSGGASPSPSTGSSKSAEARAEQAAEYGLCA, from the coding sequence ATGATCTCGTTGGCCGCGGTGCTGGTCGTCGCGCTCACCGGCGGGTTCTTCGTCTACCGGCACCTCGAGGGCAACATCACCGCGGTCGACGTCACGTCGGCGCTCGGCACCGACCGTCCGAGCGAGGTCGTGCCGCCCGACGTCGAGCACACGCCGATGAACGTGCTGCTGCTCGGCTCCGACACCCGTGAGGGCGTCGGCAACGGCATCGGCGGCGAGACCCCCGGACTGAGCGACACCACGATCCTGCTGCACCTCTCCGCGAACCGCGACCGGGCGTACGGCGTCAGCATCCCCCGCGACACGATGGTCGACCGGCCGGAGTGCGAGCGCAAGGACGGGCAGGGCACCGACCCCGGCGGGCTGAGCATGTTCAACGCCGCCTATGCCGTCGGCGGCCCCGCCTGCACGATCAAGACCGTCGAGTCGATCACCGACATCCGGATCAACCACTTCGTGGTCGTCGACTTCAACGGGTTCAAGACCATGGTGGACGCGCTCGGCGGCGTCCCGGTGTGCATCCCCCAGGAGGTGCACGACGACATCGGCAACATCGACCTGCCGGCCGGCTCATACGACATCGAGGGCCAGCAGGCGCTGAACTACGTCCGGCTGCGGCACGTGCTCTCCGAGAACGGCGACATCGGCCGGATGAAGCGCCAGCAGGCGTTCCTGGCGGCGATGGCGAACAAGGCGATCTCCGCGGGCACGCTGGCCAACCCGGTGCGCCTCTACAACTTCCTCGACGCGGCCACCAAGTCGCTCACCACCGACCCCGAGCTGGCGAGCCTGCAGAAGCTGGCCGGCCTGGCCAAGCAGCTCAAGGACATCGGGCTGGAGCAGATCCAGTTCCTGACGGTCCCGTTCGAGACCTACGAACCCGACCCGAACCGGTTGCAGCTGGCCCCGGAGGCGGAGCGGCTGTGGAAGCGGCTGCGCAACGACGAGCCGCTCGGCGAGCAGCTCGCCAAGACCGTGACCACTGCCGCGGACAAGCCGGGTGGCGCGTCCAAGGGTCCGCGTCCCAGCGGCGGCGCCAGCCCCTCTCCGAGCACGGGATCCTCCAAGAGCGCCGAGGCCAGGGCGGAGCAAGCGGCCGAGTACGGCCTCTGCGCCTGA
- a CDS encoding NAD-dependent epimerase/dehydratase family protein: MRVAVTGATGVLGTSAVTALVAAGHDVVGMARTAEKAVALERRGVSAVQTGLADHRGLVRLFEGTDAVCNLATHIPVGLAGVLPRAWRANDRLRTDGVRRIVAAAREAGVRRIVQESVSFLYADHGDEWVTESASLDITRATEPASVAESQVQEYLCGSRAGVVLRFGLVTGDDPMTRWQLRAVRQGRPVGLGRPEGWLHPVHPDDVGTAVVAALTAPSGLYNVGAEPVRRADYVQTFAEVAGRDRGAFLSPMMSRIAGSRAEPLARSLRVSSAHFTSSTGWMPARARFGADWLQDLGRPLPATGAAR; encoded by the coding sequence GTGAGGGTCGCAGTAACCGGTGCCACCGGGGTGTTGGGCACGTCCGCGGTGACCGCGCTGGTCGCCGCGGGGCACGACGTGGTGGGGATGGCGCGCACCGCTGAGAAGGCGGTGGCGCTCGAGCGGCGGGGTGTCAGCGCGGTGCAGACGGGTCTCGCCGACCACCGTGGTCTGGTCCGCTTGTTCGAGGGCACCGACGCGGTCTGCAACCTCGCCACCCACATCCCGGTCGGCCTGGCCGGGGTCCTGCCCCGCGCCTGGCGCGCAAACGACCGGCTCCGCACCGACGGGGTCCGGCGGATCGTGGCGGCGGCCCGGGAGGCCGGCGTACGCCGGATCGTCCAGGAGAGCGTCTCGTTCCTCTACGCCGACCACGGCGACGAGTGGGTCACCGAGTCGGCCAGCCTCGACATCACCCGGGCCACGGAGCCGGCCTCGGTGGCGGAGTCGCAGGTGCAGGAGTACCTCTGTGGCTCGCGCGCCGGCGTGGTCCTCCGGTTCGGCCTGGTCACCGGCGACGACCCGATGACCCGCTGGCAGCTGCGGGCGGTCCGTCAGGGCCGGCCGGTCGGCCTGGGGCGGCCCGAGGGCTGGCTGCACCCGGTGCACCCCGACGACGTCGGCACCGCCGTCGTCGCCGCCCTCACCGCCCCCAGCGGGCTCTACAACGTGGGAGCCGAGCCGGTCCGCCGCGCCGACTACGTGCAGACCTTCGCCGAGGTGGCGGGTCGTGACCGCGGCGCCTTCCTCAGCCCGATGATGAGCCGGATCGCCGGCAGCCGGGCCGAGCCGCTCGCGCGGTCGCTGCGCGTGAGCTCGGCGCACTTCACCTCCTCCACCGGCTGGATGCCGGCCCGCGCCCGCTTCGGCGCCGACTGGCTGCAGGACCTCGGCCGGCCCCTCCCTGCCACCGGGGCGGCCCGATGA
- the mscL gene encoding large conductance mechanosensitive channel protein MscL codes for MLNGFKQFIMRGNLVELAVAFIIGGAFALVVTSFTDLVLAAIAKVFGSKTPNMDDFNPGKLPVGPFLTATISFLILAFVVYFFVVTPYNTLQKRMARGEEPAPPSPDVALLTEIRDLLAKAPGTPSVRSEDAAAGVQGSGGLT; via the coding sequence GTGCTCAACGGCTTCAAGCAGTTCATCATGCGCGGCAACCTGGTCGAGCTGGCTGTGGCCTTCATCATCGGCGGCGCCTTCGCCCTGGTGGTGACGTCCTTCACCGACCTGGTCCTGGCCGCGATCGCGAAGGTGTTCGGCTCCAAGACCCCGAACATGGACGACTTCAATCCGGGCAAGCTCCCGGTCGGGCCGTTCCTGACCGCGACCATCTCGTTCCTGATCCTGGCCTTCGTCGTCTACTTCTTCGTGGTGACGCCCTACAACACCCTGCAGAAGCGGATGGCCCGGGGCGAGGAGCCCGCGCCGCCGTCGCCGGACGTGGCCCTGCTCACCGAGATCCGCGACCTCCTGGCGAAGGCGCCGGGCACCCCGAGCGTGCGCAGCGAGGACGCGGCCGCCGGCGTCCAGGGCAGCGGCGGCCTGACCTGA
- the cpaB gene encoding Flp pilus assembly protein CpaB produces MTLTPRPLPRLRRLRRALLARRRGLAAVCAGLAVLVAVQAQASPPPERVQVLVAAHDLGGGVPLRAADLATVPFPPERVPAGALTRAAAAVGRTAVGPVREGEPITDARLLASGLLDRHPGAVAVPVRIGDRDAVSLLHVGDHVDVLAADPQAREAAVTVASRAPVVALPAARSVDAGLQSGALVVLAVPRDVAARLAGLGVSQFLSVVLVR; encoded by the coding sequence ATGACCCTCACCCCGCGACCGCTCCCCCGCCTGCGCCGGCTCCGCCGGGCCCTGCTCGCCCGCCGCCGCGGTCTCGCCGCGGTCTGCGCCGGGCTGGCCGTCCTGGTGGCCGTCCAGGCCCAGGCGAGCCCGCCCCCGGAGCGGGTGCAGGTCCTCGTCGCGGCGCATGACCTCGGCGGCGGCGTACCGCTGCGCGCGGCCGATCTCGCGACCGTGCCGTTCCCGCCGGAGCGGGTTCCCGCCGGAGCGCTCACCCGGGCGGCCGCGGCGGTGGGTCGTACGGCGGTGGGGCCGGTGCGCGAGGGCGAGCCGATCACCGACGCCCGGCTGCTCGCCAGCGGGCTGCTGGACCGGCACCCCGGTGCAGTCGCCGTCCCGGTGCGGATCGGGGACCGGGACGCTGTCTCGCTGCTGCACGTCGGGGACCACGTCGACGTGCTCGCCGCCGACCCGCAGGCCCGCGAGGCAGCGGTCACCGTGGCGTCGCGGGCACCCGTGGTCGCCCTGCCGGCGGCCCGCTCCGTCGACGCGGGGCTGCAGTCGGGGGCGCTGGTCGTCCTCGCGGTGCCCCGGGACGTCGCGGCCAGGCTGGCCGGCCTCGGGGTCTCCCAGTTCCTCTCGGTGGTGCTGGTCCGTTAA
- a CDS encoding FmdB family zinc ribbon protein: MPTYQYACTECEHTFEQFQSFSEDSLTVCPVCQGRLRKVFNAVGVVFKGSGFYRTDNRAEAKTASTTGTPAGSGGSGDGTSTSTPSTSDSKPGTKSDSKPSTSGSPTSGTSGSAA, encoded by the coding sequence GTGCCGACCTACCAGTACGCCTGCACCGAGTGCGAGCACACCTTCGAGCAGTTCCAGAGCTTCAGCGAGGACTCGCTCACGGTCTGCCCGGTCTGCCAGGGACGGCTCCGCAAGGTGTTCAACGCGGTCGGGGTCGTGTTCAAGGGCTCCGGCTTCTACCGCACCGACAACCGGGCCGAGGCGAAGACCGCCTCCACGACCGGCACGCCGGCCGGCTCGGGCGGCTCGGGCGACGGCACCTCGACCAGCACCCCCTCGACCTCGGACTCCAAGCCCGGCACCAAGTCCGACTCCAAGCCCAGCACGTCGGGCAGCCCGACCTCCGGGACCAGCGGCTCGGCGGCCTGA